A single genomic interval of Xyrauchen texanus isolate HMW12.3.18 chromosome 8, RBS_HiC_50CHRs, whole genome shotgun sequence harbors:
- the LOC127647307 gene encoding ankyrin repeat domain-containing protein 54, whose protein sequence is MDGSSTLVAAAASEGEPSSSESEYTVTSGPVGDTEKREDETPMEAAAGAVGFSISRLDTLSTLRLNRNRPTADTDLRYLHLLWQPGELLQAGRSSPGKITASKVRRLGRARRNMGPIGKDLYAVKRLREAANCNDIDTVRRLLEDDTDPCAADDKGRTALHFSSCNGNNSIVQLLLSYGADPNQRDSLGNTPLHLAACTNHVPVITTLLRGGARVDALDRAGRTALHLARSKLNILQEGDSRSLETLRGEVTQIIQMLREYLNIMGQSEEREKLEHISTQLQNTRTREQVDEVTDLLASFTSLSIQMQNMGDR, encoded by the exons ATGGATGGGTCGAGCACGCTTGTTGCAGCAGCTGCTTCGGAAGGCGAGCCGTCCAGTTCGGAGAGCGAGTACACGGTGACGAGCGGGCCTGTGGGAGACACCGAGAAACGGGAGGATGAGACGCCGATGGAGGCTGCTGCAGGTGCGGTCGGGTTCAGTATCTCTCGTCTTGATACGTTGAGCACACTGAGACTGAACCGAAACCGACCGACAGCGGATACGGATCTCCGGTACCTGCACTTGTTATGGCAGCCCGGTGAGCTGCTGCAGGCGGGACGCAGCTCGCCGGGCAAGATCACAGCGAGCAAGGTGAGGCGGCTGGGAAGAGCCCGGAGGAACATGGGGCCCATTGGAAAAGACCTGTATG CTGTGAAGAGGCTCAGAGAAGCAGCAAACTGCAATGATATTGACACTG TTCGTAGGTTACTGGAAGATGATACCGATCCTTGTGCTGCTGATGACAAGGGCAGGACGGCCTTACACTTCTCTTCATGCAATGGCAATAACAGCATTG TTCAGTTGTTGCTGAGTTATGGTGCTGACCCAAACCAGAGAGACAGCCTTGGAAACACGCCACTGCATCTGG CTGCCTGCACCAACCATGTGCCTGTCATCACAACCTTACTGCGAGGAG GTGCTCGAGTTGATGCATTGGACCGTGCGGGTAGAACCGCTCTGCACCTTGCCCGCTCAAAGCTCAACATTTTACAAGAGGGAGACTCGCGTAGCCTGGAAACCCTCAGAGGAGAGGTCACACAG ATTATTCAGATGCTGCGGGAATATCTGAATATAATGGGACagagtgaagagagagagaaactggagCACATCTCAACCCAACTACAGAACACCCGCACCAGAGAACAG GTGGATGAGGTGAC